Below is a genomic region from Rhinolophus sinicus isolate RSC01 linkage group LG11, ASM3656204v1, whole genome shotgun sequence.
CACATCAGACGAGGAGCCGATGGACAGCGACGCTTCCGAAAGCGAGTCGCCGGAAAACGGGGACCAAGAACCAGAGGGGGTGGGCAATCCCGAGTTTGTGGCCATTGTGGCCTATACAGACCCCTCGGATCCCTCTGCCCGGGAGGAGATGTTGAAAATCGCTTCTGTGATCGAGTCGCTGGGCTGGAGCGATAAGAAAGACAAAACAGATATACTTCCCGAGGTCTTGTCCGTCATGTCCAAGGACACTTCCGGACCCCGCGTGAAGGTGGAGGAGGCAGGCCGCCAAGTGGACGCCATGGTCCTGAGGAAGGCCAAGGACGACGGGAACCTTCTGGAGTGCATGTCTACCTTGGCCGAGACGGAGACACCCTCCAAGGGGAAAAAGGCTGCGCGTGGCCTCCTCGGGGGCTGGGGCGATGAAGAAGACGAGGTGGGCCTCCTGGAGCTAGTGGCACTCCTGGCTGCCCAGGACACGGCTGAGGTGATGCAGGACGAACAGGAAGAGGCCTGGGAAGGCGGGAAGTTCAAGTACGCCAAGGGCAGCCTGCGGGAGGTCCTGGCGCTTCTGGCTGCGCGTGAGAACCGGGAGTCGGAGGAGGAGTCTGAGGGGGTTTCGGACGGAGGCTCAGAAGAGGCGTCCGAGGACACGGAGAGCGAGGAGTCAGAGCCTGAGGACCGGGCGTCCCGGAAGCCCCGAGCCAAGCGCGCCCGCACGGCCTCCAAGGTCCTGGGTCAGGCCGGCGCCCCCTCCGGGTCCCGCAAAACCCGACCGGGAGGCCGAGGCCGCGGCGGGAGGGGCATCACTCCGGAAAAGAAAGCCAAGGACGAGGCGGCGGGtgacaagaagaagaaagggcGCGCAGGCGTCGGGGCCCGCGCCAAAGCCGGCGAGGCCAGGGGGCAGCCGCCCAGCGGTTCCAAGTCAGCTCGCGGGAAGAAGGCTCGTAGGGGCCGGAGGCTGCCCCCCAAGTGCCGCTAGTGGCTTCCATAGACAGCGAGGCTGAGGCCGGCGATGTGGCTTCTCCgcgctccctcctccctccctgcagcaGAGGCCGGTCTCCCGCTTAACCGTGTGCTCTGTTGTGCGCAAGGCGCGCACTGCGGGTCTCACCTTTACCTTTCAATCCTTCCTTTGCAGGTGACACGAGTGATCCtgatagaaggaaagagaaacgGGCACCCGGAGGCAGCAGCCCCAGGCGATGGGGCCGTGTCTCAGGAGCACCAGGCGGCCTTGGCTTTGGGTGGCTCCTGGCTGGCACAGGTGTGAGTGTGTCCGTGGACACGGGTACCTGGGGAGGCCATCTATGCCAGTGAGTTCGTTATGGCTTTCCGTGGGGCCCCGATGATTCCAGACACATGCCTCTGGCCAGTGTCTGTAGGCCACTGTCCTCCCACCCCAAACTGATGGGGCCTGAGGGCTGTGATGAAGGCTTGGCCACCAGCTGGGCAGTGGGTGTCAGGGTGAAGCTGAGCTCCCTGCCTGGGGGAGGAGATgattccagaaagagaagtctGAGGGACAGAGGGGGCTGCTCCTGGGGAAGGGAGAGTAggtaggggaggggagaggagagtgtGGTCTCTACCAGGagctggagaggaggaggaagaaagggaaagaggaaccAGCCTTGCCCACCTCAGGTGTAGCTGATGCAAATGAACCAGCTGCTCAAGGCCAAATCCACCTTCTGGTGTCCACAGGCTGAATCTGTCACTCAGACTGCAGTGTTTTCCAAAAATCCAGATTATTTGCCAA
It encodes:
- the PNMA8B gene encoding paraneoplastic antigen-like protein 8B yields the protein MAMSLLQDWCRGLDVDVHKALLVTDIPEGLEQAAIEAVLQPSFLPLGTFRLRNTRAMRDEKAKAALVEFMEDINHSSIPREIPGKDGVWRVLCKDRAEDTRVLRQMKRLLLDERPRQAEVARVPGDTPTPPTSETEAQGSEPAARETGPPHSAASKARRGRRARRSRARGNRFTQKGKKRGRGGRPCTSARRESEDSSDDSLGIVIEEIGEEDLSGDDDQRALYATLQAAAKELVKKWSLHGDTDEEDGPREFLALVTVTDKAKKEEMDKEPSRAEPISLNIKDRSGFPDLVALLAVRDTSDEEPMDSDASESESPENGDQEPEGVGNPEFVAIVAYTDPSDPSAREEMLKIASVIESLGWSDKKDKTDILPEVLSVMSKDTSGPRVKVEEAGRQVDAMVLRKAKDDGNLLECMSTLAETETPSKGKKAARGLLGGWGDEEDEVGLLELVALLAAQDTAEVMQDEQEEAWEGGKFKYAKGSLREVLALLAARENRESEEESEGVSDGGSEEASEDTESEESEPEDRASRKPRAKRARTASKVLGQAGAPSGSRKTRPGGRGRGGRGITPEKKAKDEAAGDKKKKGRAGVGARAKAGEARGQPPSGSKSARGKKARRGRRLPPKCR